From a single Glycine soja cultivar W05 chromosome 19, ASM419377v2, whole genome shotgun sequence genomic region:
- the LOC114400593 gene encoding endoribonuclease Dicer homolog 2-like isoform X2 — protein MEGFGNAYPSYVPSELVSCSSKGRNVTYHCYLMELEQHYEYQVSVNDIVLAIRSELDSEIVDTLSGTSFDVKRGKLLVNLRHLEPIQLSPEKVQSCRRFQTTLFRILLNRDVTKLTSVSDDFSLGDNPEIDFLLLPATVKHQRPSNSIIDWKPVLSVPFSSESTCDCKDHACNVRIRNDSVCSCKLENCVVYTPHNGSIYIIYTTDGTKKLNGNSTLNQGLKGITTYKEHFKKRHGIELGFEHQSLLHGRNLFKVENYLLKTRQKTEKGKNMSSVDLPPEVCSVIMSPISIGTIYSFSFIPSIMHWLEGLLVAFNLKRMLLDHFTPNDIPISKVLQAITAKGCEEAYDYDYLETLGDSYLKYIVSQQLFKTNQNDREGALSDKRKNIISNDVLFKYGCTRPLPGFIRKDKFDPKQWDVPGDKSNSILLLKQKLDSSRTRVYVRKTREIDLGIIADVVEALIGAFISTEDEKAALSFINWIGINVDTNIMPYENERHISIIAPEELVKAKLLKSRLNYSFKDPYLLVEALTHSSGKRPEIRTCYERLEFLGDAVLDYVITMHFYKEYSNDKFSAEFFTNMRSISVNNECYALSAIKAKLDEHILCDSVVKNNIAQTMEGVKNLSLESTFGWELETYFCQVLADVIESIAGAIFVDSGYKKEVVFQSIKPLLEPLVTPETARRHPISELHELCQKKGYKMKVYPPVRVNGETSVTIEVKTNGITYKNNPPAKASNNDTARKLAAKDVLKQIKICKSLG, from the exons ATGGAAGGATTTG GAAATGCGTACCCCAGTTATGTCCCATCCGAACTGGTGAGTTGTTCATCAAAAGGTAGAAATGTAACATACCATTGCTATTTGATGGAGTTGGAGCAGCACTACGAGTATCAGGTGTCGGTTAATGACATTGTACTTGCAATTAGGAGTGAACTTGACTCAGAAATTGTAGACACATTATCAGGCACATCATTTGATGTGAAAAGGGGAAAATTGTTAGTGAACCTCAGACATTTGGAACCCATTCAACTTAGCCCAGAAAAG gtTCAAAGTTGTAGAAGATTTCAGACTACCCTCTTTAGGATCCTCCTAAATCGGGACGTTACTAAGTTAACAAGTGTTTCAGATGATTTCAGTTTGGGAGATAATCCTGAAATTGATTTTCTTCTGCTCCCAGCCACTGTTAAACACCAGAGACCTTCAAATTCGATTATTGATTGGAAGCCTGTTTTATCGGTTCCTTTTTCATCTGAAAGTACCTGTGATTGTaaggatcatgcatgtaatGTGAGGATTCGAAATGATTCAGTTTGCTCTTGCAAACTTGAAAATTGTGTAGTCTACACTCCTCATAATGGTagtatttatatcatttatacCACTGATGGTACAAAGAAATTGAATGGAAATTCAACTCTAAACCAAGGACTTAAGGGAATTACTACTTACAAGGAGCACTTCAAAAAACG CCACGGGATTGAATTGGGTTTTGAACATCAATCCCTACTTCATGGAAGGAATCTTTTCAAAGTGGAGAATTACCTTCTGAAGACCAGACAAAAGACGGAGAAAG GAAAAAATATGAGCTCTGTTGACTTGCCGCCAGAAGTTTGTTCTGTAATCATGTCACCAATATCAATCGGTACcatatattcattttcttttattccatCAATCATGCATTGGCTTGAGGGCTTGCTCGTTGCTTTCAACTTAAAAAGGATGCTCTTGGATCATTTCACGCCAAATGATATCCCAATCAGCAAG GTATTGCAAGCAATAACTGCAAAGGGATGTGAAGAGGCCTACGATTATGATTACTTAGAGACACTTGGAGATTCTTATCTGAAATACATTGTTAGTCAACAGCTTttcaagaccaatcaaaatgATCGGGAGGGCGCCCTTTCAGACAAGAGGAAGAACATCATTTCCAATGATGTCTTGTTTAAGTATGGGTGTACCCGCCCACTTCCG GGTTTCATACGGAAAGATAAATTTGATCCAAAGCAGTGGGATGTACCCGGTGATAAGTCAAACAGTATTCTCTTGCTAAAACAGAAGTTGGACTCCAGTAGAACAAGAGTATATGTTCGAAAGACGAGAGAAATAGACTTGGGAATCATTGCTGATGTTGTTGAGGCACTAATTGGTGCCTTTATTAGCACAGAAGATGAAAAGGCTGCTTTATCGTTTATTAATTGGATTGGTATCAATGTTGACACCAACATTATGCCGTATGAGAATGAGAGGCACATTAGCATTATTGCCCCAGAGGAGCTTGTAAAAGCCAAACTTTTAAAATCCCGGCTGAACTACTCGTTTAAAGACCCTTATCTTTTAGTAGAGGCTCTCACCCATAGTTCTGGCAAACGGCCAGAAATTCGGACATGTTATGAG CGACTAGAGTTTCTTGGGGACGCAGTGTTGGACTATGTCATCACTATGCATTTCTACAAGGAATATTCTAATGACAAATTCTCAGCAgaatttttcactaacatgaggTCTATTTCTGTGAACAATGAGTGTTACGCACTGTCAGCCATTAAAGCCAAGCTGGATGAACACATACTCTGTGACTCGGtagtaaaaaataacattgCCCAGACAATGGAAGGTGTTAAGAACTTATCTTTGGAATCAACTTTTGGATGGGAGCTAGAAACATATTTCTGTCAG GTGCTGGCAGATGTTATAGAATCTATAGCAGGAGCGATTTTTGTTGATTCAGGGTACAAGAAGGAGGTTGTTTTCCAAAGCATAAAGCCCCTTTTGGAACCCCTTGTTACACCTGAAACAGCAAGGAGACATCCTATTAGTGAGTTGCACGAACTATGCCAAAAAAAAGGCTACAAAATGAAAGTATATCCCCCCGTCCGCGTCAACGGTGAAACTTCAGTTACAATTGAGGTGAAAACCAACGGGATCACTTACAAGAATAATCCTCCTGCTAAAGCATCTAATAACGATACAGCTCGTAAACTGGCTGCCAAGGatgttttaaaacaaattaag ATTTGCAAGTCTCTTGGCTAA
- the LOC114400593 gene encoding endoribonuclease Dicer homolog 2-like isoform X3, whose protein sequence is MEGFGNAYPSYVPSELVSCSSKGRNVTYHCYLMELEQHYEYQVSVNDIVLAIRSELDSEIVDTLSGTSFDVKRGKLLVNLRHLEPIQLSPEKVQSCRRFQTTLFRILLNRDVTKLTSVSDDFSLGDNPEIDFLLLPATVKHQRPSNSIIDWKPVLSVPFSSESTCDCKDHACNVRIRNDSVCSCKLENCVVYTPHNGSIYIIYTTDGTKKLNGNSTLNQGLKGITTYKEHFKKRHGIELGFEHQSLLHGRNLFKVENYLLKTRQKTEKGKNMSSVDLPPEVCSVIMSPISIGTIYSFSFIPSIMHWLEGLLVAFNLKRMLLDHFTPNDIPISKVLQAITAKGCEEAYDYDYLETLGDSYLKYIVSQQLFKTNQNDREGALSDKRKNIISNDVLFKYGCTRPLPGFIRKDKFDPKQWDVPGDKSNSILLLKQKLDSSRTRVYVRKTREIDLGIIADVVEALIGAFISTEDEKAALSFINWIGINVDTNIMPYENERHISIIAPEELVKAKLLKSRLNYSFKDPYLLVEALTHSSGKRPEIRTCYERLEFLGDAVLDYVITMHFYKEYSNDKFSAEFFTNMRSISVNNECYALSAIKAKLDEHILCDSVVKNNIAQTMEGVKNLSLESTFGWELETYFCQICKSLG, encoded by the exons ATGGAAGGATTTG GAAATGCGTACCCCAGTTATGTCCCATCCGAACTGGTGAGTTGTTCATCAAAAGGTAGAAATGTAACATACCATTGCTATTTGATGGAGTTGGAGCAGCACTACGAGTATCAGGTGTCGGTTAATGACATTGTACTTGCAATTAGGAGTGAACTTGACTCAGAAATTGTAGACACATTATCAGGCACATCATTTGATGTGAAAAGGGGAAAATTGTTAGTGAACCTCAGACATTTGGAACCCATTCAACTTAGCCCAGAAAAG gtTCAAAGTTGTAGAAGATTTCAGACTACCCTCTTTAGGATCCTCCTAAATCGGGACGTTACTAAGTTAACAAGTGTTTCAGATGATTTCAGTTTGGGAGATAATCCTGAAATTGATTTTCTTCTGCTCCCAGCCACTGTTAAACACCAGAGACCTTCAAATTCGATTATTGATTGGAAGCCTGTTTTATCGGTTCCTTTTTCATCTGAAAGTACCTGTGATTGTaaggatcatgcatgtaatGTGAGGATTCGAAATGATTCAGTTTGCTCTTGCAAACTTGAAAATTGTGTAGTCTACACTCCTCATAATGGTagtatttatatcatttatacCACTGATGGTACAAAGAAATTGAATGGAAATTCAACTCTAAACCAAGGACTTAAGGGAATTACTACTTACAAGGAGCACTTCAAAAAACG CCACGGGATTGAATTGGGTTTTGAACATCAATCCCTACTTCATGGAAGGAATCTTTTCAAAGTGGAGAATTACCTTCTGAAGACCAGACAAAAGACGGAGAAAG GAAAAAATATGAGCTCTGTTGACTTGCCGCCAGAAGTTTGTTCTGTAATCATGTCACCAATATCAATCGGTACcatatattcattttcttttattccatCAATCATGCATTGGCTTGAGGGCTTGCTCGTTGCTTTCAACTTAAAAAGGATGCTCTTGGATCATTTCACGCCAAATGATATCCCAATCAGCAAG GTATTGCAAGCAATAACTGCAAAGGGATGTGAAGAGGCCTACGATTATGATTACTTAGAGACACTTGGAGATTCTTATCTGAAATACATTGTTAGTCAACAGCTTttcaagaccaatcaaaatgATCGGGAGGGCGCCCTTTCAGACAAGAGGAAGAACATCATTTCCAATGATGTCTTGTTTAAGTATGGGTGTACCCGCCCACTTCCG GGTTTCATACGGAAAGATAAATTTGATCCAAAGCAGTGGGATGTACCCGGTGATAAGTCAAACAGTATTCTCTTGCTAAAACAGAAGTTGGACTCCAGTAGAACAAGAGTATATGTTCGAAAGACGAGAGAAATAGACTTGGGAATCATTGCTGATGTTGTTGAGGCACTAATTGGTGCCTTTATTAGCACAGAAGATGAAAAGGCTGCTTTATCGTTTATTAATTGGATTGGTATCAATGTTGACACCAACATTATGCCGTATGAGAATGAGAGGCACATTAGCATTATTGCCCCAGAGGAGCTTGTAAAAGCCAAACTTTTAAAATCCCGGCTGAACTACTCGTTTAAAGACCCTTATCTTTTAGTAGAGGCTCTCACCCATAGTTCTGGCAAACGGCCAGAAATTCGGACATGTTATGAG CGACTAGAGTTTCTTGGGGACGCAGTGTTGGACTATGTCATCACTATGCATTTCTACAAGGAATATTCTAATGACAAATTCTCAGCAgaatttttcactaacatgaggTCTATTTCTGTGAACAATGAGTGTTACGCACTGTCAGCCATTAAAGCCAAGCTGGATGAACACATACTCTGTGACTCGGtagtaaaaaataacattgCCCAGACAATGGAAGGTGTTAAGAACTTATCTTTGGAATCAACTTTTGGATGGGAGCTAGAAACATATTTCTGTCAG ATTTGCAAGTCTCTTGGCTAA
- the LOC114400593 gene encoding endoribonuclease Dicer homolog 2-like isoform X1: MEGFGNAYPSYVPSELVSCSSKGRNVTYHCYLMELEQHYEYQVSVNDIVLAIRSELDSEIVDTLSGTSFDVKRGKLLVNLRHLEPIQLSPEKVQSCRRFQTTLFRILLNRDVTKLTSVSDDFSLGDNPEIDFLLLPATVKHQRPSNSIIDWKPVLSVPFSSESTCDCKDHACNVRIRNDSVCSCKLENCVVYTPHNGSIYIIYTTDGTKKLNGNSTLNQGLKGITTYKEHFKKRHGIELGFEHQSLLHGRNLFKVENYLLKTRQKTEKGKNMSSVDLPPEVCSVIMSPISIGTIYSFSFIPSIMHWLEGLLVAFNLKRMLLDHFTPNDIPISKVLQAITAKGCEEAYDYDYLETLGDSYLKYIVSQQLFKTNQNDREGALSDKRKNIISNDVLFKYGCTRPLPGFIRKDKFDPKQWDVPGDKSNSILLLKQKLDSSRTRVYVRKTREIDLGIIADVVEALIGAFISTEDEKAALSFINWIGINVDTNIMPYENERHISIIAPEELVKAKLLKSRLNYSFKDPYLLVEALTHSSGKRPEIRTCYERLEFLGDAVLDYVITMHFYKEYSNDKFSAEFFTNMRSISVNNECYALSAIKAKLDEHILCDSVVKNNIAQTMEGVKNLSLESTFGWELETYFCQVLADVIESIAGAIFVDSGYKKEVVFQSIKPLLEPLVTPETARRHPISELHELCQKKGYKMKVYPPVRVNGETSVTIEVKTNGITYKNNPPAKASNNDTARKLAAKDVLKQIKVTESKLLMNRRRFLFSLLSAVFLFCWCVDEIIYHVTRK, from the exons ATGGAAGGATTTG GAAATGCGTACCCCAGTTATGTCCCATCCGAACTGGTGAGTTGTTCATCAAAAGGTAGAAATGTAACATACCATTGCTATTTGATGGAGTTGGAGCAGCACTACGAGTATCAGGTGTCGGTTAATGACATTGTACTTGCAATTAGGAGTGAACTTGACTCAGAAATTGTAGACACATTATCAGGCACATCATTTGATGTGAAAAGGGGAAAATTGTTAGTGAACCTCAGACATTTGGAACCCATTCAACTTAGCCCAGAAAAG gtTCAAAGTTGTAGAAGATTTCAGACTACCCTCTTTAGGATCCTCCTAAATCGGGACGTTACTAAGTTAACAAGTGTTTCAGATGATTTCAGTTTGGGAGATAATCCTGAAATTGATTTTCTTCTGCTCCCAGCCACTGTTAAACACCAGAGACCTTCAAATTCGATTATTGATTGGAAGCCTGTTTTATCGGTTCCTTTTTCATCTGAAAGTACCTGTGATTGTaaggatcatgcatgtaatGTGAGGATTCGAAATGATTCAGTTTGCTCTTGCAAACTTGAAAATTGTGTAGTCTACACTCCTCATAATGGTagtatttatatcatttatacCACTGATGGTACAAAGAAATTGAATGGAAATTCAACTCTAAACCAAGGACTTAAGGGAATTACTACTTACAAGGAGCACTTCAAAAAACG CCACGGGATTGAATTGGGTTTTGAACATCAATCCCTACTTCATGGAAGGAATCTTTTCAAAGTGGAGAATTACCTTCTGAAGACCAGACAAAAGACGGAGAAAG GAAAAAATATGAGCTCTGTTGACTTGCCGCCAGAAGTTTGTTCTGTAATCATGTCACCAATATCAATCGGTACcatatattcattttcttttattccatCAATCATGCATTGGCTTGAGGGCTTGCTCGTTGCTTTCAACTTAAAAAGGATGCTCTTGGATCATTTCACGCCAAATGATATCCCAATCAGCAAG GTATTGCAAGCAATAACTGCAAAGGGATGTGAAGAGGCCTACGATTATGATTACTTAGAGACACTTGGAGATTCTTATCTGAAATACATTGTTAGTCAACAGCTTttcaagaccaatcaaaatgATCGGGAGGGCGCCCTTTCAGACAAGAGGAAGAACATCATTTCCAATGATGTCTTGTTTAAGTATGGGTGTACCCGCCCACTTCCG GGTTTCATACGGAAAGATAAATTTGATCCAAAGCAGTGGGATGTACCCGGTGATAAGTCAAACAGTATTCTCTTGCTAAAACAGAAGTTGGACTCCAGTAGAACAAGAGTATATGTTCGAAAGACGAGAGAAATAGACTTGGGAATCATTGCTGATGTTGTTGAGGCACTAATTGGTGCCTTTATTAGCACAGAAGATGAAAAGGCTGCTTTATCGTTTATTAATTGGATTGGTATCAATGTTGACACCAACATTATGCCGTATGAGAATGAGAGGCACATTAGCATTATTGCCCCAGAGGAGCTTGTAAAAGCCAAACTTTTAAAATCCCGGCTGAACTACTCGTTTAAAGACCCTTATCTTTTAGTAGAGGCTCTCACCCATAGTTCTGGCAAACGGCCAGAAATTCGGACATGTTATGAG CGACTAGAGTTTCTTGGGGACGCAGTGTTGGACTATGTCATCACTATGCATTTCTACAAGGAATATTCTAATGACAAATTCTCAGCAgaatttttcactaacatgaggTCTATTTCTGTGAACAATGAGTGTTACGCACTGTCAGCCATTAAAGCCAAGCTGGATGAACACATACTCTGTGACTCGGtagtaaaaaataacattgCCCAGACAATGGAAGGTGTTAAGAACTTATCTTTGGAATCAACTTTTGGATGGGAGCTAGAAACATATTTCTGTCAG GTGCTGGCAGATGTTATAGAATCTATAGCAGGAGCGATTTTTGTTGATTCAGGGTACAAGAAGGAGGTTGTTTTCCAAAGCATAAAGCCCCTTTTGGAACCCCTTGTTACACCTGAAACAGCAAGGAGACATCCTATTAGTGAGTTGCACGAACTATGCCAAAAAAAAGGCTACAAAATGAAAGTATATCCCCCCGTCCGCGTCAACGGTGAAACTTCAGTTACAATTGAGGTGAAAACCAACGGGATCACTTACAAGAATAATCCTCCTGCTAAAGCATCTAATAACGATACAGCTCGTAAACTGGCTGCCAAGGatgttttaaaacaaattaaggtAACCGAATCCAAGTTATTGATGAATAGAAGGCgatttttattctctttattaTCGGCagtctttttgttttgttggtgtgtagatgaaataatttatcatgtaaCAAGGAAGTGA
- the LOC114400087 gene encoding probable WRKY transcription factor 53: protein MEESTKRKHTSLIHELIQGKELTKQLSNHLVSSSPMSHQTNELFVEKILLSYEKALTMLNWGSIMGEAKTTSGNIMDSHCSFTNGGSPRSEVVDRELEHKAALKKRKTMPRWTEQVKICSRRGLEGSLDDGYSWRKYGQKDILRAKFPRGYYRCTHRNVQGCLATKQVQRSDEDPTTIEVTYRGRHTCTQAKHLNKAFPSNIKACLGENQFQKNQPLLEKIQQQTPEVIFTFETELKVKTEELETKEDIFPWFSFPSPSIGSENEDNMLPETMFENHFMESFSPVFLSPATSESNPFCLSAYHLDSTGLLCQNIQTSESDITEIVSAPTSVTKSPILDLDILLDKGDFDTDFPFNIPEFFSS from the exons ATGGAAGAGAGCACCAAGAGGAAACACACTAGTCTGATCCATGAACTAATCCAAGGAAAGGAACTAACAAAGCAGCTTAGTAACCACCTGGTTTCATCTTCTCCAATGTCCCATCAAACCAATGAATTGTTTGTTGAGAAAATACTTTTGTCTTATGAGAAAGCACTCACCATGCTGAACTGGGGCTCTATTATGGGAGAGGCCAAGACCACCAGTGGCAACATCATGGATTCCCATTGTTCTTTTACAAATGGTGGGAGCCCCAGAAGTGAGGTCGTGGACCGTGAATTGGAGCACAAAGCTGCCCTCAAGAAAAG AAAGACCATGCCCAGATGGACCGAGCAAGTGAAGATTTGCTCAAGAAGAGGACTTGAAGGGTCATTGGATGATGGATATAGCTGGAGAAAATATGGCCAAAAGGATATTCTCAGAGCTAAGTTTCCAAG AGGATATTACAGATGCACACATAGAAATGTACAAGGGTGTCTAGCAACAAAACAAGTTCAAAGGTCAGATGAAGACCCAACAACAATTGAGGTGACCTACAGAGGAAGACATACATGCACGCAAGCTAAGCATTTAAACAAGGCATTCCCATCAAACATCAAGGCATGTTTGGGagaaaatcaatttcaaaagaatcaacCACTTCTAGAGAAAATACAACAACAAACCCCTGAGGTGATTTTCACCTTTGAAACAGAGCTTAAAGTCAAAACAGAGGAATTGGAAACCAAGGAGGATATCTTCCCATGGTTTTCCTTTCCTTCTCCATCAATTGGATCAGAAAACGAGGACAACATGTTACCCGAGACTATGTTTGAAAACCATTTCATGGAAAGCTTCTCTCCAGTATTCTTATCACCAGCGACTTCAGAATCAAACCCTTTCTGTTTGTCAGCGTACCACTTGGACAGCACTGGACTATTATGCCAAAACATACAAACCTCAGAATCTGATATCACTGAGATAGTTTCAGCCCCAACTTCAGTCACCAAGTCCCCAATCCTGGATTTGGATATCTTGCTTGATAAAGGGGATTTTGACACGGATTTCCCTTTCAACATTCCTGAATTTTTCTCTTCATAA
- the LOC114400595 gene encoding chitinase domain-containing protein 1-like: MTYDFSNPHNPGPNAPMKWIQIVLQLLLGTSANRTQSLAPKILLGIDFYGNDFSLSRDAGGGAIIGRDYLALLEKHRPELQWDKNSGEHFFFYTDNKDIRHAVFYPSSKSISLRSEEARSRGCGISIWEIGQGLDYFFYLL; the protein is encoded by the exons ATGACATATGACTTCTCTAATCCTCATAATCCTGGTCCTAATGCACCTATGAAATGGATTCAAATTGTTCTACAGCTGCTTCTTGGTACCTCTGCCAATAGAACCCAAAGCCTTGCCCCCAAGATACTTCTCGGCATCGACTTCTATGGAAATGATTTCTCCCTTTCAAGGG ATGCAGGTGGTGGAGCTATTATTGGGAGAGATTACCTGGCACTTTTGGAGAAGCACAGGCCTGAACTGCAGTGGGATAAGAATAGTGGGgagcattttttcttttacactGACAACAAGGATATCAGGCATGCGGTATTCTATCCATCTTCGAAGTCAATTTCTTTGCGGTCAGAGGAAGCTCGTTCACGGGGGTGTGGCATCTCGATCTGGGAAATTGGCCAAGgcttggattattttttttaccttcttTGA